In Treponema vincentii, a single window of DNA contains:
- the dnaB gene encoding replicative DNA helicase, with amino-acid sequence MSDMIKQLSSLKDKIPPNNTEAEQAVLGAILLDSDSIGTVLQYVRAESFYTIAHQKIFQAVVDLYNGGHRVDLLVISEHLRQEGLLDSVGGMAYIASLTDTVPSTANVAYYAKIVLDAAIRRSLLRVSQQIYADVFDQTVAYSSVLEQAQKNIFDLTDAGQSATFHTPKDLILEAIEIIQARTQHRDEFSGIPSGFEFLDSLTSGFQNSELIIIGARPSIGKTALALTIADYISVTKKIPSAFFSLEMSNMQLIHRLFSLESRVSSSKIRSGNLQLADFQKIQDAAGRLYEAPLYIVDMPNMKLLDLRAMARQLCLQEGVKIIFIDYLGLIASENNAIPRHERFAEISQSLKSLARELNIPVIALSQVGRDAEGTAPTLANLRESGAIEQDADVVMFLHREKRESPDTELIVAKQRNGPVATVNLEFISECTRFVSKARNE; translated from the coding sequence ATGTCAGACATGATAAAGCAGCTTTCTTCATTAAAGGATAAAATACCGCCGAATAATACGGAAGCAGAACAAGCTGTGCTCGGAGCTATCTTGCTTGACTCGGATTCTATCGGGACGGTTTTGCAGTATGTTCGTGCGGAAAGTTTTTATACAATTGCCCATCAAAAAATCTTCCAAGCTGTTGTTGATCTTTATAACGGAGGTCATCGGGTTGATCTTCTTGTTATCAGCGAACATCTGCGGCAAGAAGGTTTGCTTGATTCTGTAGGCGGTATGGCTTATATCGCCTCACTCACCGATACCGTCCCAAGCACTGCAAACGTTGCCTATTATGCAAAAATTGTCCTCGATGCTGCTATTCGTCGTTCACTCTTACGAGTTTCGCAGCAGATTTATGCCGATGTCTTTGACCAAACCGTTGCATACTCTTCCGTGCTGGAACAGGCACAGAAGAATATCTTTGATTTAACCGATGCGGGGCAATCGGCGACCTTTCATACACCGAAAGATCTTATTTTGGAAGCAATCGAGATTATCCAAGCGCGTACACAACATCGCGACGAGTTTTCTGGGATTCCTTCCGGCTTTGAATTTTTAGATAGCCTTACCAGCGGTTTTCAAAATTCCGAACTTATTATCATCGGGGCACGCCCTTCAATCGGAAAAACTGCGCTGGCACTTACCATTGCCGACTATATTTCGGTAACAAAAAAAATACCTTCCGCTTTCTTTTCGCTTGAAATGTCAAATATGCAGCTGATACATCGACTGTTCTCTCTGGAATCGCGAGTTTCCTCTTCCAAAATCCGTTCCGGGAATTTGCAGCTTGCCGATTTTCAAAAAATTCAAGATGCAGCAGGCAGACTCTATGAAGCACCGCTCTATATCGTCGATATGCCCAATATGAAGCTGCTCGATTTACGGGCGATGGCGCGGCAACTCTGCTTGCAAGAGGGGGTAAAGATTATCTTTATCGATTACCTCGGTTTAATCGCTTCGGAAAATAACGCTATTCCGCGCCATGAACGCTTTGCAGAAATTTCTCAATCGCTTAAAAGCCTCGCCCGCGAACTTAATATTCCCGTCATAGCGCTATCGCAGGTAGGGCGTGATGCTGAAGGTACAGCTCCGACACTTGCAAATTTGCGGGAATCAGGCGCAATCGAACAGGATGCTGATGTCGTTATGTTCTTACATCGCGAAAAACGCGAGAGCCCTGATACCGAGCTGATCGTTGCAAAACAACGTAACGGACCGGTTGCTACCGTCAACCTTGAGTTTATCAGCGAATGTACCCGTTTTGTTTCTAAGGCGCGGAACGAATAA
- the rplI gene encoding 50S ribosomal protein L9 — protein MKVILNEDVKHLGEEGDIKDVAKGYARNYLFPRNLAVPCNSFTLAHFESRKEEIEQRKAVKRQNAAGLKEQLENLTLTIVMPAGPNGKLYGAVTNQTVSDELQKLGFEIERKRIELPGLTFKSVGHYNATLKLYEAAVAVLPIVVEAQPEAEKTAEAKPEKRSRRHHEGDEAETRAEATEGQQAEATQEEVKAEESAKTQE, from the coding sequence ATGAAAGTAATTTTAAATGAAGATGTCAAACACCTCGGAGAAGAGGGGGATATTAAGGACGTTGCCAAAGGGTATGCCCGTAACTATTTGTTTCCGCGGAATTTAGCAGTTCCCTGCAATTCTTTTACCCTTGCCCATTTTGAAAGCCGTAAAGAGGAGATAGAGCAGCGGAAAGCGGTGAAACGGCAGAATGCAGCAGGCTTAAAAGAGCAGCTTGAAAACCTCACACTGACTATCGTAATGCCCGCAGGTCCCAATGGGAAGCTGTACGGTGCGGTTACCAACCAAACCGTTTCCGATGAACTGCAGAAACTTGGATTCGAAATTGAACGGAAGCGTATTGAATTGCCCGGCCTTACCTTTAAAAGTGTGGGGCATTATAACGCGACCCTCAAACTGTATGAAGCGGCTGTTGCGGTGCTTCCCATCGTGGTAGAGGCACAGCCTGAGGCTGAAAAAACGGCCGAGGCAAAACCGGAGAAACGCTCTCGCCGCCACCATGAAGGGGACGAAGCTGAGACTCGGGCAGAAGCAACTGAAGGACAGCAAGCTGAAGCTACCCAAGAAGAAGTAAAAGCAGAAGAATCTGCCAAAACGCAAGAATAG
- the rpsR gene encoding 30S ribosomal protein S18: MSDETLNTVEADTNTQENPREGGGNEERQVNKKGKMFFRKKVCRFCSQKAKIDYKDPDSLRRFITERGKILPRRITGTCAKHQRKLALEIKRARALALLPYVVD; the protein is encoded by the coding sequence ATGTCGGACGAGACACTGAATACCGTTGAAGCGGACACAAATACACAGGAAAATCCTCGCGAAGGAGGAGGAAACGAAGAACGCCAGGTAAATAAAAAAGGAAAAATGTTTTTCCGTAAAAAGGTTTGTCGATTCTGTTCGCAAAAGGCAAAAATCGATTATAAAGACCCTGATTCTTTGCGGCGCTTTATTACCGAACGCGGAAAGATTTTACCACGCCGTATTACCGGAACTTGTGCGAAGCATCAGCGTAAGCTTGCGCTTGAAATCAAGCGTGCGCGCGCATTAGCGTTACTTCCTTACGTTGTAGACTAA
- the ssb gene encoding single-stranded DNA-binding protein, protein MADINHVVLVGRLTRDAELKYTQGGAAVCKFSIAINRRRKNGEEWVEEVNYFDIVLWGRQGEALNQYLVKGKQVAVDGELRQNRWEQDGQSRSKVEIIANNLQLLGGGSGSGQQTSSGNREAYQRSNAPSAYQARQNMSPANDGYEADFDNANYDNIPF, encoded by the coding sequence ATGGCAGATATAAACCATGTCGTACTTGTCGGCAGACTTACCCGTGATGCGGAATTAAAATATACTCAAGGAGGAGCTGCCGTATGCAAGTTTTCGATTGCAATTAACCGACGGCGGAAAAACGGTGAAGAATGGGTTGAAGAAGTAAACTATTTCGACATCGTACTTTGGGGCAGACAGGGTGAAGCGCTTAACCAATACCTTGTGAAAGGAAAACAGGTTGCTGTTGACGGTGAACTTCGGCAAAACCGATGGGAACAGGACGGGCAATCCCGCAGTAAAGTAGAAATTATCGCGAATAATCTTCAGCTTTTAGGAGGCGGTTCCGGAAGCGGTCAGCAGACAAGTAGCGGCAATCGGGAAGCATATCAGCGATCAAATGCGCCTTCGGCATATCAGGCTCGGCAAAATATGTCACCGGCTAATGACGGTTATGAAGCTGATTTTGATAATGCTAATTATGACAATATTCCATTTTAA
- the rpsF gene encoding 30S ribosomal protein S6 yields the protein MRKYELMTVFPIEEAQFKQGIEEARSVLGDFNVQIDSEDPFGDRELTYEIKKKTKGRYVLFNIHAEPDKIIEIDRKFKLNQNLLTFLFIKIDE from the coding sequence ATGAGAAAGTATGAGTTGATGACTGTCTTTCCTATTGAGGAAGCACAGTTCAAACAGGGGATTGAAGAAGCCCGATCCGTTCTGGGGGACTTCAACGTCCAAATTGATTCCGAAGACCCATTCGGAGACCGTGAATTAACGTATGAAATCAAAAAAAAGACAAAGGGGCGCTATGTATTGTTCAATATCCATGCCGAACCGGATAAGATTATCGAAATAGACCGCAAGTTTAAACTAAATCAAAACCTTTTGACTTTTTTATTTATCAAAATTGATGAATAA